In Trichocoleus desertorum NBK24, the following are encoded in one genomic region:
- a CDS encoding DMT family transporter, whose amino-acid sequence MGQLNNTPSEPLRDPLASVEAGEPQTEQTLKAVSQELKRLHQDLIVQFAQDIARLQAEKSHLIEDIDQLRGQHQQLQAESHEALEQRQLAQQQAWAKQLAQAIADHLQIFLMQRLNQSGISSRQNLEQTVADANRSLKSDGAPNSVNANSANNAEIYQILASLETTFSTTFRTLQQELNSYQSSLSQQLNRMHSLEQQGETILAALVQRLRQQLHSEESNPAQLLSGDRFTPDTNREARSLPQSTSQSVNRPLEPRPSSSTEPSLPSPLPSAQGAQEPPTVPAQTKAQAKRPSQVQVGLILVLLSSVALSFHNVVVKVLFKSHMVLGIGQLGGVITPGLGNSLLILWMRMLIVVPLLALLAPVLYPPMWQEIKRFLLAPDRRPLRNVVGSGAFLFLSQVLIYTALAQIAAGTAITIFFIYPTITVFLAWKIFGDRPTLFRLIVMAVICSGGILALPQVTGPATGNLWLGSMAAAASGFAFAGYVILTGLCTRKLHPVPVSLIQFVTIFVLSSLVLMFPAQALTVKIQPAMWPAFMVGCLVLGTATLLGYLFTNIGIRLIGAAPASIISATGPAFTAVLAWLIIQDQLQSRQWLGVLLVTLGVAGLNFERMRGQIKPKAS is encoded by the coding sequence ATGGGGCAATTGAACAACACTCCATCAGAACCGCTCCGCGATCCATTGGCAAGCGTGGAAGCAGGAGAGCCACAGACAGAGCAGACGCTCAAAGCCGTGTCGCAGGAACTCAAGCGCCTGCATCAAGACTTAATTGTGCAGTTTGCCCAAGATATTGCCCGCCTTCAGGCCGAAAAATCTCACTTAATCGAAGACATTGATCAACTGCGCGGCCAGCATCAGCAGTTGCAAGCGGAAAGTCATGAAGCCTTAGAACAACGTCAACTAGCTCAACAGCAGGCTTGGGCGAAGCAACTGGCTCAGGCGATCGCCGATCATTTGCAAATCTTTTTGATGCAACGCCTAAATCAATCGGGCATCAGTTCTCGGCAGAATTTGGAGCAGACGGTCGCAGATGCCAACCGTTCCCTTAAGTCTGACGGTGCTCCCAATAGCGTCAACGCCAATAGTGCTAACAATGCTGAGATCTACCAAATCTTGGCGTCTTTAGAAACAACCTTTAGCACTACCTTCAGGACTTTGCAGCAGGAGCTAAACAGCTACCAAAGCTCGTTGTCACAACAGCTCAATCGCATGCACAGTCTGGAGCAACAGGGAGAAACGATTTTAGCCGCACTCGTCCAACGTTTGCGCCAACAACTTCACTCAGAAGAAAGTAACCCTGCGCAACTGTTATCAGGCGATCGCTTTACTCCAGATACCAACAGAGAAGCGCGATCGCTGCCTCAAAGCACATCCCAGTCAGTCAATCGGCCACTGGAACCCAGACCAAGTTCTAGTACAGAACCCTCCTTACCTTCGCCGTTACCCAGCGCTCAAGGAGCCCAAGAGCCACCGACCGTTCCTGCCCAAACTAAGGCCCAAGCCAAGCGACCCTCGCAAGTGCAGGTGGGTTTGATCTTGGTGCTGCTGTCATCCGTGGCGCTGTCATTCCACAACGTAGTGGTTAAGGTTCTGTTTAAGTCCCACATGGTTCTTGGCATTGGTCAGTTGGGGGGAGTCATTACGCCCGGTTTGGGCAACTCCTTGCTCATCCTGTGGATGCGGATGTTGATTGTCGTGCCTCTGTTGGCTTTGCTGGCACCCGTACTTTATCCACCCATGTGGCAAGAAATTAAACGGTTTTTGCTGGCCCCAGATCGCCGTCCTTTACGCAATGTCGTGGGTAGTGGTGCGTTTCTGTTTCTATCGCAAGTTTTGATCTACACCGCCCTAGCCCAGATTGCTGCTGGAACCGCCATTACCATTTTCTTTATCTATCCCACCATTACCGTGTTCTTGGCTTGGAAGATCTTTGGCGATCGCCCCACCCTATTTCGATTAATCGTCATGGCGGTGATTTGCTCAGGGGGCATTTTAGCTTTGCCTCAAGTCACGGGGCCTGCAACGGGTAATCTCTGGCTAGGGAGCATGGCTGCTGCTGCTTCGGGATTCGCCTTTGCTGGCTATGTGATTTTGACTGGCCTGTGTACTCGGAAACTGCATCCAGTGCCAGTCAGCCTCATTCAATTTGTCACGATTTTTGTGCTCTCCAGCCTGGTTTTGATGTTCCCCGCCCAAGCATTGACGGTCAAAATCCAGCCAGCCATGTGGCCTGCTTTCATGGTGGGTTGTCTGGTCTTAGGAACTGCGACTTTGCTCGGCTATCTCTTTACCAATATTGGGATTCGTTTGATTGGTGCGGCTCCCGCCTCCATCATTAGTGCCACAGGGCCAGCCTTCACCGCTGTTCTCGCTTGGTTGATTATTCAAGACCAACTGCAAAGCCGCCAGTGGCTTGGGGTTTTGTTGGTGACGTTGGGAGTAGCGGGTTTGAACTTTGAACGGATGCGAGGACAAATAAAACCGAAGGCGAGTTAG
- a CDS encoding diguanylate cyclase: MTASILIVGENYFLDALLDRLHDLADCTVETAPTPGEAIPLIQAQQPDLLVLQASAASLYLCQQIKEQARLAWIYCLLIAEPDATVSHATTELSASRSLERQVEALEQGADAYLAMNFNCQTSELLPAESVTMQNHLLQAQIQAGLRMVRNHRELMRANDLLSAIALSDPLTELNNRRALEWELPRQIQNARTRSLPLSLVMLDVDYFKAVNDTYGHLVGDRMLKLLSARLRHNLRFYDTPFRYGGEEFVIILSNTDAEEAPIVGQRICRLVSDQAFSIDATLEIQATISAGVASLEPDDDPKGISLLRRADQNLLQAKSEGRNRAVSGPQPCTRPLTPDSAPSA; encoded by the coding sequence ATGACTGCTTCGATCCTGATAGTTGGGGAAAATTATTTTCTAGACGCACTGCTAGATCGGCTCCACGATCTGGCAGACTGCACTGTTGAAACAGCACCTACTCCGGGCGAAGCAATTCCCCTGATTCAGGCTCAGCAGCCCGATTTGCTCGTCTTGCAGGCTAGTGCCGCTAGCCTCTATTTGTGCCAACAGATTAAAGAACAAGCGCGGCTGGCTTGGATTTATTGCCTCCTGATTGCAGAGCCTGATGCAACTGTGAGCCATGCGACAACAGAGCTGTCTGCTAGTAGGAGCCTGGAACGACAAGTAGAGGCTCTAGAACAGGGAGCAGATGCTTATTTGGCGATGAACTTCAACTGCCAAACCAGTGAACTGCTACCTGCTGAATCTGTCACGATGCAAAACCACCTGTTACAGGCTCAGATTCAGGCTGGATTACGGATGGTGCGAAATCATCGTGAGCTGATGCGAGCCAATGACCTGTTATCAGCGATCGCCCTTTCCGATCCCCTCACTGAACTGAATAATCGTCGAGCTTTAGAGTGGGAATTGCCGCGTCAGATTCAAAACGCCCGCACCCGTTCTCTACCTCTGAGCTTGGTGATGTTGGATGTGGACTATTTCAAAGCGGTCAATGATACCTACGGCCATCTAGTAGGCGATCGCATGTTGAAGCTGCTCTCGGCTCGTCTGCGGCACAACCTCCGCTTTTATGACACCCCGTTTCGTTATGGTGGCGAAGAATTTGTGATTATTTTGAGTAACACGGATGCTGAAGAAGCGCCAATCGTCGGGCAACGCATTTGCCGTCTCGTAAGTGATCAAGCCTTTAGCATTGACGCCACCTTAGAAATTCAAGCCACGATCAGTGCTGGTGTTGCTTCTTTAGAGCCAGATGATGATCCCAAAGGCATTAGCTTGTTGCGACGAGCCGACCAAAACTTGTTGCAAGCTAAATCTGAAGGTAGAAATCGAGCGGTGAGTGGGCCTCAGCCTTGCACTCGACCTTTAACGCCAGATTCGGCCCCCTCCGCTTAG
- the alaS gene encoding alanine--tRNA ligase, with the protein MVTPLSGAQIRQKFLDFYAARGHQILPSASLVPEDPTVLLTIAGMLPFKPIFLGQRSPEFPRATTSQKCIRTNDIENVGRTARHHTFFEMLGNFSFGDYFKEQAIAWAWELATEVFGLPPERLVVSVFEEDDEAFALWRDKIGIPAHRIQRMGEKDNFWASGPTGPCGPCSEIYYDFHPEKGDDHIDLEDDTRFIEFYNLVFMQYNRDAEGNLTPLQNRNIDTGLGLERMAQILQKVPNNYETDLIFPIIQTAAEIAEIDYSKADDSTKVSLKVIGDHVRSVVHMIADGIAASNIGRGYVLRRLIRRVVRHGRLIGIEGEFTTRVADAAIALADSAYPNVRLKENSIKTELQREEAQFLKTLDRGEKLLAEILERETVQVSGPDAFKLYDTYGFPVELTQEIAEEKNLTVDLQGFEAEMEKQRDRSRDAHETIDLTVQGSLDTLAEHVHATEFLGYVERSATVQVAVLLVDGKSADAAEAGTEVQIILDKTPFYAESGGQVGDRGYLSGDAVLVRVHDVKKESDFFVHFGRIERGTLQVGDTVTAQIDQACRRRAQANHSATHLLQAALRRLVDDSISQAGSLVAFDRLRFDFNCPRPLTPEEVQQVEEQVNLWVAEAHTAQIEVLPIAEAKAKGAIAMFGEKYGDEVRVLDFPGVSMELCGGTHVSNTAEIGVFKIISETGVASGVRRIEAVAGPSVLDYLNVRDRVVRDLSDRFKAKPEELTDRVTSLQNELKNTQKQLETAKAELALAKSDQLLGQAESVGDFKLIVAQLEGVDPESLKTAAERLGQKLGEGAVVLASVPEPDKVSLVAAFSPAVVKSGLQAGKFIGAIAKLCGGGGGGRPNLAQAGGRDASKLPEALAEARNQLQSSLGNTK; encoded by the coding sequence ATGGTTACCCCCCTCAGCGGCGCTCAAATTCGGCAAAAGTTTCTTGATTTTTATGCAGCCAGAGGCCATCAGATATTACCGAGCGCCTCCTTGGTTCCCGAAGATCCAACGGTGCTGCTGACGATCGCGGGTATGTTGCCCTTTAAGCCGATTTTCTTGGGACAGCGATCGCCGGAATTTCCTAGAGCGACGACATCTCAAAAGTGTATCCGCACTAATGATATTGAGAACGTGGGTCGCACCGCCCGCCATCACACTTTTTTTGAGATGTTGGGCAATTTCAGCTTTGGGGATTATTTCAAAGAGCAAGCGATCGCTTGGGCATGGGAACTGGCGACTGAAGTGTTTGGGCTGCCACCAGAGCGCTTGGTCGTGAGCGTGTTTGAAGAAGACGACGAAGCGTTTGCCCTGTGGCGGGACAAAATTGGCATTCCAGCGCACCGAATTCAGCGCATGGGAGAGAAGGATAATTTCTGGGCATCTGGCCCCACTGGCCCTTGCGGCCCCTGCTCGGAGATTTACTACGACTTCCACCCCGAAAAAGGCGATGACCACATTGACCTAGAAGATGACACTCGGTTTATTGAGTTCTACAACCTGGTGTTCATGCAGTACAACCGGGATGCAGAAGGCAATCTGACTCCACTGCAAAACAGGAACATTGACACAGGGTTGGGCTTGGAGCGGATGGCCCAGATCCTGCAAAAAGTTCCGAATAACTACGAAACCGATTTAATTTTCCCCATCATTCAAACCGCTGCTGAAATTGCAGAGATCGACTACAGCAAGGCTGATGACTCTACCAAAGTCTCGCTGAAGGTGATTGGAGATCACGTCCGGTCAGTGGTTCACATGATTGCCGATGGCATTGCGGCTTCTAATATCGGTCGCGGTTATGTGTTGCGGCGTTTGATTCGGCGGGTGGTACGGCATGGTCGCTTGATTGGCATTGAAGGCGAATTCACCACACGAGTCGCAGACGCCGCGATCGCCCTGGCTGATTCCGCTTACCCGAACGTACGGCTGAAGGAAAACAGCATCAAGACTGAGTTGCAGCGCGAAGAAGCCCAATTCCTCAAAACCCTCGATCGCGGTGAAAAGTTGCTGGCAGAAATCTTGGAGCGCGAAACGGTTCAAGTTTCTGGTCCTGATGCCTTTAAGCTCTACGACACCTATGGTTTCCCGGTCGAACTGACCCAAGAGATTGCCGAGGAGAAAAACCTCACCGTGGATCTCCAAGGCTTTGAAGCCGAAATGGAGAAGCAGCGCGATCGCTCTCGTGACGCTCACGAAACCATCGACCTCACCGTCCAAGGCTCCCTCGACACTCTGGCGGAACATGTCCATGCCACCGAGTTTTTAGGCTATGTGGAGCGCTCGGCCACCGTTCAAGTTGCCGTATTGCTAGTCGATGGCAAATCGGCTGACGCGGCTGAAGCAGGCACTGAAGTCCAGATTATCTTGGACAAAACGCCCTTTTACGCAGAATCCGGTGGTCAGGTCGGCGATCGCGGTTATCTGTCTGGGGATGCGGTGCTGGTGCGGGTCCATGATGTGAAGAAAGAATCCGATTTCTTTGTCCACTTTGGGCGAATTGAGCGCGGTACGCTGCAAGTAGGTGACACAGTTACAGCGCAAATTGACCAAGCTTGTCGGCGACGCGCCCAGGCCAACCACTCCGCCACTCACCTGTTGCAAGCCGCGTTGAGGAGATTGGTCGATGACTCGATTTCTCAAGCAGGTTCTTTGGTAGCCTTCGATCGCCTGCGGTTTGACTTCAACTGCCCTCGCCCTCTGACTCCAGAGGAAGTGCAACAAGTTGAGGAGCAGGTCAACCTGTGGGTGGCTGAAGCGCATACGGCGCAAATTGAGGTTCTACCCATTGCGGAAGCCAAAGCTAAAGGCGCGATCGCCATGTTTGGTGAAAAGTATGGCGATGAAGTTCGGGTGCTGGATTTCCCTGGCGTTTCGATGGAGCTGTGCGGTGGCACTCATGTCAGCAACACGGCAGAAATCGGTGTGTTCAAAATCATTTCTGAAACGGGCGTGGCTTCTGGGGTGCGGCGGATTGAAGCGGTAGCTGGCCCGTCAGTTCTGGACTACCTGAATGTTCGCGATCGCGTGGTGCGGGATCTGAGCGATCGCTTTAAAGCCAAGCCAGAAGAACTGACTGACCGTGTTACCAGTTTGCAAAACGAACTCAAAAACACCCAAAAGCAATTGGAAACTGCAAAAGCTGAACTAGCTCTAGCCAAATCTGATCAACTATTGGGCCAAGCTGAGTCAGTCGGTGACTTCAAACTCATAGTGGCGCAACTGGAAGGGGTTGATCCGGAGTCGCTCAAGACGGCGGCAGAGCGATTAGGGCAGAAACTAGGGGAAGGTGCTGTCGTGCTCGCCTCGGTGCCTGAACCCGACAAAGTTAGTTTGGTGGCTGCTTTCAGTCCTGCTGTGGTTAAATCTGGCTTGCAAGCAGGGAAGTTTATTGGCGCGATCGCCAAACTCTGCGGTGGTGGTGGCGGTGGTCGCCCCAACTTAGCGCAAGCAGGGGGACGAGATGCTAGCAAGCTCCCCGAAGCTCTGGCTGAAGCCCGCAATCAACTGCAATCTAGTTTGGGCAACACGAAATAA
- a CDS encoding ATP-dependent Zn protease, whose amino-acid sequence MSQITLNIVAISIFTVTMTTLLGPLIHLSPLVPALAVVVLMGLVSVDRLAWQGTGGILVVDWFARRSPAHRDRVIHHEAGHFLVAYLLNIPVTGYALSAWDALRQGQAGQGGVTFDCEELEAELQQGTLSVQLLERYSTVWMAGGVAETLVYGDAEGGADDLRKFRTIWTQLRRPNREGQEKERWAVLKARNLLQQHQEAYTALVEALKQEMNVAECCKIIEQRLPFPTREGTGD is encoded by the coding sequence ATGAGTCAAATCACGCTTAACATAGTTGCTATTTCTATTTTTACGGTGACGATGACCACCCTCTTAGGGCCGCTGATTCATCTCTCACCCTTGGTTCCAGCGCTTGCTGTAGTCGTCCTGATGGGTTTGGTCTCGGTCGATCGCTTAGCTTGGCAAGGCACAGGCGGCATCCTAGTCGTCGATTGGTTTGCCAGACGCTCACCTGCCCATCGCGATCGCGTCATTCACCACGAAGCAGGACACTTTCTAGTGGCTTATCTGCTCAATATTCCAGTCACAGGTTATGCCTTAAGTGCTTGGGATGCTCTCCGTCAAGGCCAAGCGGGGCAAGGCGGAGTCACCTTTGACTGCGAGGAACTAGAAGCAGAGTTACAGCAGGGCACCCTTTCTGTCCAACTGCTAGAGCGCTACTCTACGGTTTGGATGGCAGGGGGTGTAGCAGAAACGCTGGTCTACGGCGATGCAGAAGGGGGTGCAGATGACTTGAGAAAGTTTCGCACTATCTGGACACAACTGCGTCGTCCTAACCGGGAAGGGCAGGAAAAGGAACGCTGGGCAGTTCTCAAAGCCCGCAATCTGCTGCAACAACACCAAGAAGCCTACACAGCTTTAGTAGAGGCGCTGAAACAAGAAATGAACGTAGCGGAATGCTGCAAAATCATTGAACAGCGGCTCCCCTTCCCTACTAGGGAAGGGACAGGGGATTAG
- a CDS encoding D-alanyl-D-alanine carboxypeptidase family protein, whose product MNNPDLPGKPPQVPASLGDIPEAVRETPEIQPQPKLPRQWLVGGAVGLSAIALLSSVWLFSQAQKTPAPTPEISNGTVASPQAQPTVGQNGETLLGHLPYPEAPVAELEPLSMDGNIRLRRAAATAFESMVAAAEAEGVTLVPISGFRSLADQQHVFFDIKAERGQDAPKRAEVSAPPGYSEHHTGYAIDIGDANAPDTNLSTSFEETTAFQWLKNNAARYNFEISFDKGNPQGVSYEPWHWRFVGDRTSLETFYKARNPVPAAPSSTDSPQ is encoded by the coding sequence TTGAATAATCCTGATCTGCCTGGAAAACCACCGCAAGTTCCTGCTTCACTGGGCGACATCCCCGAAGCAGTGCGGGAGACCCCAGAGATTCAACCTCAACCTAAACTGCCTCGACAATGGCTGGTTGGAGGAGCGGTGGGACTAAGCGCGATCGCTCTCCTGAGCAGCGTTTGGTTATTCTCCCAAGCCCAAAAAACTCCTGCACCCACTCCAGAAATTTCTAATGGTACAGTGGCCTCGCCCCAGGCACAGCCAACGGTAGGCCAGAATGGCGAGACCTTGCTGGGACACTTACCTTATCCAGAAGCGCCCGTTGCAGAGCTAGAACCTCTGTCGATGGATGGCAATATCAGACTGAGGAGAGCAGCAGCGACAGCGTTTGAGTCGATGGTAGCAGCCGCTGAGGCCGAGGGCGTGACCCTTGTCCCGATTTCGGGGTTTCGCTCATTGGCAGATCAGCAGCATGTCTTTTTTGATATCAAAGCAGAGCGGGGCCAAGATGCACCCAAGCGGGCTGAGGTTAGCGCTCCACCCGGATACAGTGAGCACCACACGGGCTATGCCATTGACATAGGCGATGCCAATGCACCAGATACCAACTTGAGTACTAGCTTTGAAGAAACCACAGCTTTTCAGTGGCTCAAAAATAATGCGGCCCGCTATAACTTTGAAATTTCTTTTGACAAAGGCAACCCTCAGGGAGTGAGCTATGAACCTTGGCATTGGAGGTTTGTGGGCGATCGCACCAGCTTAGAAACCTTCTATAAAGCTAGAAATCCAGTGCCTGCTGCCCCCAGTAGCACCGATAGCCCCCAGTAG
- a CDS encoding AEC family transporter, protein MPNLGINLLKLYVPLIGWVLLGLILGQRLPPAIATILGKFLFWIGVPISIVAFLRQASLSGPIWIAPIAAWVAMLLGVGLAWLWWQHYHLQDPPHLNWGLGLADRASSVSQPTQGSFLLAAMVGNTGYLGYPVILTLVGSKYFAWALFYDLLGTTLGAYGLGVVMAAHYGIGSKSYRWLAQVLIKNPALWSLGLGLMLRTVPLPLAAEQSLYLAAWSNVALSLILIGMRLSQVSSWRSLRLASISIGIKMLLVPSVLGLGLWLIGIQGPAQMVIVLQMAMPPAFATLVIAEAYDLDRDLAVTALAVGSTGFLFTLPLWLWLFQ, encoded by the coding sequence ATGCCTAATTTAGGAATTAACCTCTTAAAACTTTATGTGCCCTTGATTGGCTGGGTACTGCTGGGGCTAATTCTAGGCCAACGCCTCCCCCCTGCGATCGCCACTATTTTAGGCAAATTTCTCTTTTGGATTGGCGTCCCGATTAGTATCGTGGCATTTTTGCGGCAGGCTAGCTTGAGCGGCCCCATTTGGATTGCTCCCATTGCTGCCTGGGTCGCCATGCTTTTGGGGGTAGGGCTGGCTTGGTTGTGGTGGCAACATTACCATCTCCAAGACCCTCCACATCTCAATTGGGGTTTAGGATTGGCAGACAGGGCTTCTAGTGTCAGCCAACCTACCCAAGGCAGCTTTTTATTAGCGGCAATGGTAGGGAATACCGGATATTTAGGCTACCCAGTCATCCTGACTTTGGTTGGGTCAAAATACTTTGCTTGGGCACTTTTCTATGATTTACTCGGAACCACTTTAGGCGCTTACGGGCTGGGTGTGGTGATGGCGGCTCACTACGGCATCGGCAGCAAGTCTTATCGATGGTTAGCTCAAGTTCTGATCAAAAACCCAGCGCTTTGGAGTTTAGGGCTGGGGTTAATGTTACGAACTGTGCCTTTGCCCCTAGCAGCAGAGCAAAGCCTTTATTTGGCTGCTTGGAGTAATGTAGCTTTGTCTTTAATTTTGATTGGAATGCGATTGAGCCAGGTGTCTTCTTGGCGCAGTCTTCGGCTCGCTTCCATCAGTATTGGCATCAAAATGCTGCTAGTGCCCTCGGTGCTCGGCTTGGGGTTGTGGCTGATTGGCATCCAAGGGCCAGCACAGATGGTAATTGTGCTGCAAATGGCGATGCCCCCTGCCTTTGCCACGCTCGTAATTGCCGAAGCCTATGACCTGGATCGAGATTTAGCCGTGACCGCTTTGGCAGTGGGTTCCACAGGTTTCTTATTTACTTTGCCTCTTTGGTTATGGCTGTTTCAGTAG
- a CDS encoding phosphoribosyltransferase, with protein sequence MVDLYVSWAEYHQKIEALAANIYQSNWQFNQIICLAKGGLRVGDILSRIYDQPLAILATSSYGGLNNQVRGSITFSRDLTMTTPNLGSHILLVDDLVDSGITLQRTLTWLDRKYGFYVEEVRTAAIWYKACSVITPDYYVDYLPDNPWIHQPFEKYEQMNPADLVAPQAIAPPANAQSQSI encoded by the coding sequence ATGGTGGATCTTTACGTTTCTTGGGCTGAGTACCATCAAAAAATTGAAGCGCTTGCCGCTAATATTTACCAGTCAAACTGGCAGTTCAATCAAATTATTTGCTTGGCTAAAGGTGGTTTGCGGGTCGGTGATATTTTGTCGCGGATCTATGACCAACCTTTAGCAATTTTGGCTACTTCCTCTTATGGCGGGTTGAACAATCAAGTCAGAGGCTCGATCACCTTCTCCCGCGACCTCACCATGACCACACCCAACTTGGGCAGCCATATTCTGCTGGTTGATGACCTAGTAGACTCGGGGATCACGCTACAGCGCACCTTAACTTGGCTCGATCGCAAATATGGCTTTTATGTGGAAGAAGTCCGAACGGCTGCGATTTGGTATAAAGCTTGTTCTGTGATTACCCCAGACTATTACGTAGATTACTTACCCGACAATCCCTGGATTCATCAGCCCTTTGAGAAGTATGAGCAAATGAACCCAGCGGATTTAGTAGCGCCTCAGGCGATCGCGCCGCCCGCCAATGCTCAATCTCAATCAATCTAG
- a CDS encoding GNAT family N-acetyltransferase translates to MIRPTTLDDTPALLALADATGLFPASALELLRQMLVDALEGDSDAEQFWITDDNNGPVGVAYCEPERMTDRTWNLQLIAIHPDLQGQGRGVKLLRYVEQALRERDGRVLLVETSGLPSFDRTRSFYKKCGFEEEARIRDFYAAGDDKVVFRKVLNAH, encoded by the coding sequence ATGATTCGACCAACGACGCTAGATGATACCCCCGCTTTGCTGGCCCTAGCTGATGCAACCGGACTCTTTCCAGCAAGTGCCCTGGAGTTGTTGCGTCAGATGCTGGTCGATGCTTTAGAGGGAGACAGTGACGCGGAACAGTTTTGGATTACTGACGATAACAATGGGCCTGTCGGCGTTGCTTACTGCGAGCCAGAACGGATGACAGATAGAACTTGGAATCTTCAATTGATCGCGATCCACCCTGATCTTCAGGGCCAAGGACGCGGGGTAAAACTGCTACGTTATGTCGAGCAGGCATTGAGGGAGCGTGATGGGCGCGTATTGCTGGTGGAAACCTCTGGGTTGCCCAGCTTCGATCGCACGCGGTCATTCTACAAAAAGTGCGGCTTCGAGGAGGAGGCACGCATTCGCGACTTCTATGCAGCAGGCGATGACAAAGTTGTGTTCCGTAAGGTGTTGAACGCACACTAA
- a CDS encoding MFS transporter gives MNDPFPTADAANVSEDKLSLSTKLAYGAGDLGPAITANLLGVFLLFFFTSVAGLGAGLAANILMIGKVWDAVNDPVVGTLSDRTQSRWGRRHPWMIFGAIPFGIFFFLQWLVPRFSDNPGTNQWGLFWYYVGISVLFNTFYTAVNLPYTALTPELTQDYNERTNLNSFRFAFSIGGSILSLVLALAVFNTVKADSAQQYLVLAGVCTILSVLPIYWCVWGTRKRVAVTEQQRQASSDGTEPLPYLEQLRIVFSNRAFLFVVGIYLCSWIAVQNTVAVIPYFVVNWMGLSQNTFTQVVLVIQITALIMLFVWSRVSERLGKKAVYFMGMSLWIIAEIALFFLQPGQVVLMFFLAFLAGFGVSTAYLIPWSMMPDVIELDELQTGQRREGIFYGFMVLLQKVGLAFGLFMVGKVLDGAGFIATTSGQEAPQQPESALLAIRYLVGPLPIAFLLVGLGLAYFYPITREVHAEVLLKLRERKANQGKSPHSDAPESSL, from the coding sequence ATGAACGACCCGTTCCCTACTGCTGACGCTGCCAACGTTTCAGAAGACAAGCTGAGTTTGAGTACTAAGCTGGCCTATGGCGCAGGAGATTTGGGGCCTGCAATCACAGCGAATTTGCTGGGCGTATTTTTGTTGTTCTTCTTTACTAGTGTGGCAGGGCTGGGGGCAGGGTTAGCTGCGAATATCCTGATGATTGGCAAGGTGTGGGATGCAGTCAACGACCCAGTCGTTGGAACATTGAGCGATCGCACGCAGAGTCGCTGGGGACGGCGGCATCCTTGGATGATTTTTGGAGCCATACCCTTTGGTATTTTCTTTTTTTTGCAGTGGCTGGTGCCCCGCTTTAGCGATAACCCTGGAACCAATCAGTGGGGGCTGTTCTGGTATTATGTCGGCATCTCGGTTCTGTTCAACACGTTTTACACAGCCGTCAATCTACCGTATACCGCCTTAACGCCAGAGCTGACCCAGGACTACAACGAGCGCACCAACCTCAACAGTTTTCGCTTTGCCTTCTCCATTGGTGGCAGCATTCTCTCCTTGGTGCTAGCGCTCGCCGTCTTTAATACAGTCAAGGCTGACTCCGCCCAGCAGTATCTTGTTCTTGCTGGGGTCTGCACCATCTTGTCAGTGTTGCCCATCTACTGGTGTGTTTGGGGTACCAGAAAACGAGTGGCTGTCACTGAGCAGCAGCGCCAAGCGAGTAGTGATGGCACCGAACCTTTACCTTATTTGGAACAGCTACGCATTGTCTTTAGCAATCGCGCGTTTCTCTTTGTAGTTGGTATTTATCTTTGTTCTTGGATCGCGGTGCAAAATACAGTCGCGGTGATTCCTTATTTTGTCGTCAACTGGATGGGTCTGTCCCAAAACACTTTCACTCAGGTGGTGCTTGTTATTCAGATAACTGCCTTAATCATGCTGTTTGTTTGGAGTCGAGTGAGTGAGCGGCTGGGTAAAAAAGCGGTTTACTTCATGGGCATGAGCTTGTGGATCATCGCTGAAATTGCTTTATTTTTCCTTCAGCCAGGGCAAGTAGTGCTGATGTTTTTTCTGGCCTTTCTGGCGGGATTTGGCGTTTCGACGGCCTACCTGATTCCTTGGTCTATGATGCCCGACGTGATTGAACTAGACGAGCTACAAACTGGACAACGCCGTGAAGGAATTTTCTATGGCTTTATGGTGCTGCTCCAGAAAGTAGGACTCGCTTTCGGCTTATTTATGGTCGGCAAAGTTTTAGATGGAGCGGGGTTTATTGCGACGACTTCGGGCCAAGAGGCACCCCAGCAACCTGAATCTGCTTTATTGGCAATTCGCTACCTAGTGGGGCCGTTGCCCATCGCGTTTCTGCTTGTGGGATTAGGCTTGGCGTATTTTTATCCCATTACTCGCGAAGTTCATGCGGAAGTTCTCTTAAAGCTTAGAGAGCGCAAAGCGAACCAAGGTAAAAGTCCTCACTCCGATGCTCCTGAGTCAAGCCTTTAG